A stretch of Gossypium hirsutum isolate 1008001.06 chromosome A06, Gossypium_hirsutum_v2.1, whole genome shotgun sequence DNA encodes these proteins:
- the LOC107938127 gene encoding endoglucanase 2 — translation MAKGVVKQRNSRRCLWCIVAIVILGGIAGGIYYVVKKKILDKNSSSTSSLEDKYSDALKIAMQFFDVQKSGKLVDDKIPWRGNSGLKDGSQAKLDLSMGMYDAGDNVKFGFPMAFTATVLSWAILEYGEHMEHINQREPAENSLAWITDFLLNAHPSQNVLYIQVGDPKEDHKCWEKPEKMTTKRPLKLVNSSKPGSDVAAETAAALASASLVFKKTDSTYSSTLLKHAKQLFTFADKYKGSYTKSHPEVATYYNSKGYGDELLWAASWLYHATGDTTYLRYVTEENADKYAKVDGPTWFSWDNKLAGAQVLLSRLSFFGDKGAKGNSGIDDYKKSADELMCALLPDSPSATASRTKSGLIWITKWDSLQHPVGSAFLAVLYSDYMRASDNEILSCGDDSFEPSDLRKFAQSQADYVLGDNPMDISYLVGYGDKYPEFVHHRGASIPVDATTGCTEGFKWLSSKKPNPNVAMGALVGGPFKNESFIDSRNNSMQTEPTTYNSAVLVGLLSSLVNTSSPVKSLNEN, via the exons ATGGCGAAAGGAGTGGTGAAACAACGAAATTCGAGAAGATGTTTATGGTGCATTGTGGCGATAGTAATATTGGGTGGGATAGCCGGAGGAATCTATTATGTAGTGAAGAAGAAAATCCTTGATAAAAACTCATCATCCACTTCTTCCCTTGAGGATAAGTATAGTGATGCTCTCAAAATCGCCATGCAATTCTTTGACGTCCAAAAAT CCGGTAAGCTAGTGGATGATAAGATACCGTGGCGAGGAAATTCAGGGCTTAAGGATGGGAGTCAAGCAAAGTTGGATCTTTCCATGGGGATGTATGATGCCGGTGACAACGTTAAATTTGGTTTCCCAATGGCATTTACTGCCACTGTATTATCATGGGCTATCCTCGAATATGGTGAGCACATGGAGCATATTAATCAAAGGGAACCTGCTGAAAATTCTCTCGCGTGGATCACTGATTTCCTTCTAAATGCTCATCCTTCTCAAAATGTGCTCTACATCCAG GTAGGTGACCCTAAAGAAGATCACAAGTGTTGGGAAAAGCCTGAGAAAATGACAACGAAGAGGCCTCTCAAACTGGTGAACTCAAGTAAACCAGGGTCAGATGTCGCGGCTGAAACAGCTGCGGCTCTGGCTTCGGCATCTCTTGTGTTTAAGAAAACAGATTCGACGTATTCGAGCACCCTTCTTAAGCATGCCAAGCAACTTTTCACTTTTGCAGACAAGTATAAAGGGTCTTACACTAAGAGTCACCCTGAAGTTGCAACATATTATAATTCAAAAGGATATGGAGATGAACTCTTGTGGGCTGCAAGTTGGCTTTACCATGCAACAGGTGACACAACATATCTTCGATATGTAACTGAGGAAAATGCTGATAAATATGCCAAAGTGGATGGTCCAACATGGTTTAGCTGGGATAATAAACTTGCTGGAGCCCAG GTTTTACTTTCCAGGTTAAGCTTTTTTGGTGACAAAGGTGCCAAAGGGAATTCTGGAATTGATGATTATAAGAAATCTGCTGACGAACTAATGTGTGCTCTTCTACCAGATTCCCCTTCTGCCACAGCCAGCAGAACAAAAA GTGGTCTTATATGGATCACTAAATGGGATTCTCTACAACATCCTGTTGGGTCTGCATTTTTAGCTGTTCTTTACAGTGATTACATGCGTGCATCAGACAATGAAATACTAAGTTGTGGTGATGATTCATTTGAACCATCTGATCTTAGAAAGTTTGCACAATCACAG GCTGATTATGTGTTGGGTGATAACCCCATGGACATAAGCTACCTAGTGGGGTATGGTGATAAATACCCAGAATTTGTACATCACAGAGGAGCTTCGATCCCAGTTGATGCAACCACTGGTTGCACTGAAGGGTTCAAATGGCTTAGTTCAAAGAAACCTAACCCTAATGTAGCAATGGGAGCTCTTGTAGGGGGACCTTTCAAAAATGAATCATTCATTGATTCTAGGAACAACTCAATGCAAACAGAACCAACCACATATAACAGTGCTGTCCTTGTTGGTCTCCTTTCAAGTTTGGTCAATACATCTTCCCCGGTTAAATCCTTAAATGAAAATTAG
- the LOC107938109 gene encoding protein SPA, chloroplastic, producing MSMTPSLSRLHSPFLCCPLKHSTPSLSIKCGRNHRSPPSYPCIRAVDLDQSTIVAVSVGLVSVAVGIGIPIFYETQIDNAASRENTQPCFPCNGSGAQRCRFCMGSGTITVELGGNEKEVSKCVNCEGIGSLTCTTCQGSGIQPRYLDRREFKDDD from the exons atgtcgATGACCCCTTCGCTCTCTCGTCTTCACTCTCCGTTCCTTTGCTGTCCACTCAAACACTCAACTCCGTCATTATCCATCAAATGTGGAAGGAATCACCGGTCGCCGCCATCTTATCCTTGCATCAGAGCCGTTGATCTTGATCAGAGCACA ATAGTAGCAGTGTCGGTTGGGCTTGTCAGCGTTGCGGTTGGGATTGGCATTCCCATCTTCTACGAAACTCAAATCGATAACGCT GCAAGCCGAGAAAATACCCAACCATGCTTCCCTTGCAATGGCTCCGGTGCCC AGAGGTGTAGATTTTGCATGGGAAGTGGAACAATTACCGTAGAGCTCGGTGGCAACGAAAAAGAAGTCTCGAAATGTGTCAATTGCGAAGGAATTGGTTCCTTAACATGCACTACTTGCCAAGGTAGTGGGATTCAGCCTCGGTATCTTGATCGCAG GGAATTTAAAGATGATGACTGA
- the LOC107938154 gene encoding putative HVA22-like protein g, with the protein MIGSFLTRGLVMVFGYAYPAYECYKTVELNKPEVEQLRFWCQYWILVAVLTVCERIGDAFISWVPMYSEAKLAFFIYLWYPKTRGTTYVYDSFFRPYVAKHENEIDRNLLELRTRAGDMAVLYWQRAASYGQTRIFDILQYVASQSTPRPRPAQNPQAQGPRARQPSGMPNRQPSNKAQPAQPEDEEPPSPTSSTSSTQHQKEVAEEVGPLKLPSQVGPSKAPSQVSKPATPSASSNSQKADTASENTNRPAESDAEATQIESVPLSAGNESTNLPPKETLMEESIRLTRGRLRKTRSTTR; encoded by the exons ATGATTGGATCCTTTCTCACCAGAGGGCTTGT GATGGTTTTTGGCTATGCGTACCCAGCCTACGAGTGTTACAAGACTGTTGAATTAAATAAGCCCGAGGTTGAGCAGCTGCGCTTTTGGTGCCAGTACTG GATATTGGTGGCTGTTTTAACAGTTTGTGAGAGAATTGGTGATGCATTTATATCATG GGTTCCAATGTACAGTGAAGCTAAATTGGCATTCTTTATATATCTGTGGTATCCTAAAACGAGG GGAACTACTTATGTGTATGACTCCTTCTTCAGACCATATGTTGCAAAGCATGAAAATGAAATCGACCGTAATTTGTTAGAACTAAGGACTAGAGCTGGAGATATGGCTGTTCTTTACTGGCAAAGAGCTGCAAGCTATGGTCAGACAAGAATTTTTGACATCCTGCAGTATGTTGCTTCACAGTCAACCCCCAGACCTCGCCCTGCTCAG AATCCTCAGGCTCAAGGTCCCAGGGCCCGTCAACCATCTGGCATGCCTAACCGTCAACCATCTAATAAAGCACAACCAGCACAACCGGAGGACGAAGAACCACCTTCTCCAACATCTAGCACATCTTCGACTCAACACCAAAAGGAAGTGGCTGAAGAGGTGGGACCTTTGAAGTTGCCTTCACAGGTGGGACCTTCAAAGGCGCCTTCACAGGTGTCTAAACCAGCTACCCCATCAGCATCCTCGAATAGCCAAAAAGCAGATACTGCATCGGAAAATACCAACCGGCCTGCAGAAAGCGATGCAGAAGCAACACAAATTGAATCGGTGCCACTTTCTGCAGGAAATGAAAGCACAAACCTTCCTCCAAAAGAGACTCTGATGGAAGAAAGCATTCGACTCACGCGTGGTAGGTTAAGGAAAACCCGATCCACAACCCGTTAA